In the Clostridium beijerinckii genome, one interval contains:
- a CDS encoding glutamine--tRNA ligase/YqeY domain fusion protein: MSNEINSSNFIRNIVVEDLESGKHKEIITRFPPEPNGYLHIGHAKSILLNFGLADEFKGKTHLRFDDTNPVKEDTEYVESIKEDVQWLGGHWDELFFASNYFDEMYNRAVLLIKKGKAYVCDLTAEEAKEYKGTLTQPGKDSPYRNRSVEENLDLFERMKNGEFADGEKVLRAKIDMASPNINMRDPVIYRISHSTHHNTGDKWCIYPMYDFAHPLEDAIEHVTHSICTLEFEDHRPLYDWVVRECEMTASPRQIEFARLNMTNTVMSKRKLKQLVDEKVVDGWDDPRMPTISGLRRKGCTPDALRNFCSAIGVAKANSVVDSQMLDYFIREDLQLKAPLSMAVLNPLKLVITNYPENETEMLSIENNAKDETQGTRLVPFSRELYIEKEDFMENPPKKYFRLFPGNEVRLKGAYFVKCNEVIKDENGEVVEIHCTYDPETKSGSGFTGRKVKGTIHWVDVKTCLPAEFRLYEPLILDDAPENEGKHFLEQINPNSLEILQGFIEPTAFKDAKPQDKFQMVRNGFFNVDTKYTTADKLVFNRIVPLKSSFKLS; the protein is encoded by the coding sequence ATGTCAAACGAAATAAATTCTTCTAATTTTATAAGAAATATCGTTGTAGAAGATCTAGAAAGCGGAAAGCATAAAGAGATAATTACTCGTTTTCCACCAGAACCTAACGGTTACTTACATATAGGCCACGCTAAATCAATTCTTTTAAATTTTGGTTTAGCTGATGAGTTTAAAGGAAAAACTCATTTAAGATTTGATGATACTAACCCTGTTAAAGAAGATACAGAATATGTTGAATCAATTAAAGAAGATGTACAATGGCTTGGTGGTCATTGGGATGAACTTTTCTTTGCATCTAACTATTTTGATGAAATGTACAATAGAGCTGTTCTACTAATAAAAAAAGGTAAAGCTTATGTTTGTGACTTAACAGCTGAAGAAGCTAAAGAATATAAAGGTACACTAACTCAGCCTGGTAAAGACAGCCCTTATAGAAATAGATCCGTTGAAGAAAATTTAGATTTATTTGAAAGAATGAAAAATGGTGAATTTGCTGACGGCGAAAAAGTTCTTAGAGCTAAAATAGACATGGCATCACCAAATATAAATATGAGAGATCCTGTTATATATAGAATATCTCATTCTACTCATCACAATACTGGTGATAAATGGTGCATATACCCAATGTACGATTTTGCTCATCCATTAGAAGATGCTATTGAACATGTTACACACTCTATTTGTACTTTAGAGTTTGAAGATCACAGACCACTTTATGACTGGGTAGTAAGAGAATGTGAAATGACCGCTTCCCCAAGGCAAATAGAATTTGCAAGATTAAATATGACTAATACTGTTATGAGTAAAAGAAAATTAAAACAATTAGTTGATGAAAAAGTTGTTGATGGATGGGATGACCCTAGAATGCCTACTATTTCTGGCCTTAGAAGAAAAGGATGTACTCCTGATGCGCTAAGAAATTTCTGCAGCGCTATCGGTGTTGCTAAGGCTAATTCTGTTGTTGATTCCCAAATGCTAGATTATTTTATAAGAGAGGATTTACAACTTAAGGCGCCATTGTCTATGGCTGTGTTAAATCCTTTAAAGCTTGTAATAACTAATTATCCTGAAAATGAGACAGAAATGCTTTCAATAGAGAATAATGCAAAAGATGAAACTCAAGGTACAAGACTTGTTCCATTCTCTAGGGAACTATACATTGAAAAAGAAGACTTTATGGAAAATCCACCAAAGAAATACTTTAGGTTATTCCCTGGTAATGAGGTTAGACTAAAAGGAGCATACTTTGTTAAATGTAACGAAGTAATCAAGGATGAAAATGGTGAGGTAGTAGAAATTCATTGTACTTATGATCCAGAAACAAAGAGTGGTTCTGGCTTTACCGGCAGAAAAGTTAAAGGAACAATCCATTGGGTAGATGTAAAAACTTGTCTTCCTGCTGAATTCAGGTTATATGAGCCTTTAATTTTAGATGATGCACCAGAAAATGAAGGAAAACACTTCCTTGAACAAATTAATCCAAACTCACTAGAAATATTACAAGGCTTTATTGAACCAACTGCATTTAAAGATGCTAAACCTCAAGATAAATTCCAAATGGTTAGAAATGGTTTCTTTAATGTAGATACTAAATATACAACTGCTGATAAGTTAGTATTTAATAGAATAGTACCATTAAAATCATCATTTAAGTTAAGCTAA
- a CDS encoding YczE/YyaS/YitT family protein — protein MKKLLALIIRMTFGFLLCALGTVLALNSNLGLSPWDVFHQGLTNVTSLTIGQASIIVGIIIVAITSILGLKVGMGTIANMIVIGCFMDLIIHSKIIPVCNNIYTGIIMLIGSLFVTALGSYLYIGCEMGCGPRDGLMIALVKLTGKPIGIIRLFIEAGALIIGWILGGFVGIGTLVTAIGIGYCVQLIYKVFGFDIKVLKHRNIKEGLKFVNECITIC, from the coding sequence ATGAAGAAATTATTAGCACTTATAATTAGAATGACATTCGGATTTTTATTATGCGCACTAGGAACTGTTTTGGCTCTTAATTCGAATTTAGGCTTAAGTCCATGGGACGTATTTCACCAAGGATTAACAAATGTAACTAGTTTAACTATTGGACAGGCAAGCATTATAGTTGGAATAATAATAGTAGCAATCACAAGTATCCTAGGGCTTAAAGTTGGGATGGGAACTATAGCGAATATGATAGTAATTGGATGTTTTATGGATTTAATAATACATTCTAAAATCATTCCAGTTTGTAATAACATATATACAGGCATAATAATGTTAATTGGAAGCTTATTTGTTACAGCATTAGGAAGCTATTTGTATATTGGATGTGAAATGGGATGTGGTCCTAGGGATGGTCTTATGATTGCATTAGTTAAGCTTACAGGTAAACCAATTGGAATAATAAGACTATTTATAGAAGCAGGAGCCCTAATTATTGGATGGATTCTAGGCGGGTTTGTCGGAATTGGAACGTTAGTCACTGCCATTGGAATAGGATATTGTGTACAGTTAATTTATAAAGTATTTGGATTTGATATAAAGGTACTAAAGCATAGGAATATAAAAGAAGGGTTAAAGTTTGTTAACGAATGTATAACTATCTGTTAG